In Helianthus annuus cultivar XRQ/B chromosome 3, HanXRQr2.0-SUNRISE, whole genome shotgun sequence, a single window of DNA contains:
- the LOC110932119 gene encoding chaperone protein dnaJ 11, chloroplastic: MIHTLTTPLGGPSLIFLNNNRLSPVTSTGKVYFRRQNPCNAVLQADPAVDSSSKTRFSLYEVLRVKRDATSNEIKAAYRNLAKVYHPDCSEIEKHDDRKFIEIHDAYATLCNPADRAMYDMKLNIRSAVGKRRGVCTFRRWETDQCW; encoded by the coding sequence ATGATCCACACCTTAACCACACCGCTCGGGGGACCGTCCCTCATATTCCTCAATAATAACCGGCTATCGCCGGTTACTTCAACCGGAAAAGTGTATTTCCGGCGTCAGAACCCCTGCAACGCCGTGCTTCAAGCCGATCCGGCGGTTGATTCGAGTTCTAAAACACGTTTTAGTCTCTACGAAGTTTTAAGAGTTAAACGTGACGCTACGTCTAACGAGATTAAGGCTGCGTACCGGAATTTAGCGAAGGTTTATCATCCGGATTGTTCTGAGATTGAGAAACATGATGACCGGAAGTTTATTGAGATTCATGATGCGTACGCTACGCTGTGTAATCCGGCGGATCGAGCGATGTATGATATGAAACTGAACATACGATCGGCCGTCGGGAAAAGGCGGGGGGTTTGCACATTCCGGCGATGGGAGACTGACCAGTGTTGGTAG
- the LOC110932118 gene encoding ATP-dependent DNA helicase pif1-like — protein sequence MSMLNDEQRSVFEEILKAVDSDTGGVFFVYGYGGTGKTFLWKTLSAAIRSKGQIVLNVASSGIASLLLTGGRTAHSRFHIPLNLTEDSVCHIKPDSDTARLLHETKLVIWDEAPMVHKHAFEALDRTMNDIFNMDTSIGSEISFGGKVVVFGGDFRQILPVVPNGGRQEIVNASLCSSYLWSKCKLLRLTKNLRLTIGRSTSDIEEINNFAKWLLDLGEGNVGCPNDGEATIEIPPDLLIKDTSDPISSLIDFVYPSILDNYNNHNYFSERVILAPKNEVVDEINDRLLELFPGEEREYLSSDSLPNHRLVLKVGVPVMLLRNIDQQNGLCNGTRLQIKRLYNRVIETEIISGGNIGTRTYIPRLNLIPSDKKIPFAFQRRQFPIAVCFAMTINKSQGQSLSRVGLYLRQPVFTHGQLYVALSRVKTRDGVKLFILDKDGKPTDKTSNVVYKEVLTNCELCLLCLFSITCNVDKDVRSSTFI from the exons ATGAGTATGCTAAACGATGAACAACGGTCTGTTTTTGAAGAAATACTGAAAGCCGTTGACAGTGACACAGGTGGTGTATTCTTTGTCTATGGATATGGTGGAACCGGTAAAACCTTCTTATGGAAGACATTGTCGGCAGCAATTAGATCTAAAGGTCAAATTGTATTAAATGTCGCATCAAGTGGAATTGCATCGTTGCTACTGACTGGTGGCAGGACTGCACACTCCCGGTTTCATATTCCTTTAAATCTTACTGAGGATTCAGTTTGTCATATAAAACCAGACAGTGACACAGCTAGATTACTACATGAAACCAAGTTAGTTATATGGGATGAAGCCCCAATGGTTCATAAACACGCCTTCGAAGCTTTGGATAGAACGATGAATGACATATTCAATATGGACACTTCCATAGGTTCTGAAATATCATTTGGAGGTAAGgttgttgtttttggtggtgattttAGACAAATTCTTCCTGTTGTCCCCAATGGTGGAAGACAAGAGATAGTGAATGCCTCGCTATGTTCGTCATATTTGTGGAGTAAATGCAAGTTGCTAAGGCTAACAAAAAACTTGAGATTAACCATTGGACGCTCTACATCGGATATTGAAGAAATCAATAATTTTGCCAAGTGGCTTTTGGATTTGGGTGAGGGAAATGTTGGTTGTCCTAATGACGGGGAAGCAACAATTGAAATACCACCGGATCTTCTAATTAAGGACACCTCTGATCCCATTTCATCTTTAATTGATTTCGTTTATCCTTCAATTTTAGATAACTACAACAACCATAACTACTTTAGCGAGAGGGTTATACTTGCGCCTAAGAACGAGGTTGTGGATGAGATAAATGACAGGTTGTTAGAGTTATTCCCAGGCGAAGAAAGAGAGTATCTAAGCTCCGATA GTTTGCCTAATCATAGGTTAGTACTCAAAGTTGGTGTGCCAGTAATGCTATTACGTAACATTGACCAACAAAATGGTTTATGCAACGGTACGAGGTTACAGATAAAAAGATTATACAACCGTGTCATAGAAACAGAAATCATATCTGGAGGAAATATCGGCACTCGCACCTACATACCGAGACTTAATTTGATACCTTCAGACAAAAAGATTCCTTTTGCGTTTCAAAGGAGGCAATTTCCGATAGCTGTGTGTTTTGCGATGACTATCAACAAAAGTCAAGGGCAATCGTTATCAAGGGTTGGTCTGTACTTGAGACAACCTGTTTTTACGCATGGTCAGTTGTATGTGGCTTTATCAAGGGTAAAAACCAGAGACGGGGTCAAATTGTTTATATTAGACAAGGACGGCAAACCTACCGATAAAACATCAAATGTCGTTTATAAGGAAGTGTTAACAAATTGTgaactttgtcttctttgtttgttttcaaTTACGTGTAATGTTGATAAAGATGTTCGTAGTTCAACGTTTATTTAA